ATGGCTGTTGCTGATCCTGCTAATACTGTAGTGGCTAATGTAGTTTTTGCTTTTGCATTTGGTAACTTAACAAGTTTCCATTTAAACGTACATTGATTAATATTGGTAAAGTTGTATCTGTTCTCAATCTCAATTTTACCATTAAAGTTTTTATCTATTGGTTGAACATTGATATAGATTGGCGACCAAATTTCCTTTATGGTGAAGAAACTTGCTTCTTTTTCTCTGTGAGGTCCAACAATTCCATCGGGTGCATGATTACCATCACCGTCATATATGCCATTCTTATCAGTACGGATAATGTTTTCGTCTACAAAAGCCCAAACAAAACCACCAGCACCGTGTGGATGTTTAAGCATCTGATTCCAAAAATCATCTAAGGCCGCCCCTGCTCCACCATCATAAAGCCCATGCATAAATTCCGTTGGGAAGTAAACTTCTTGGCCAGTAGTAGCAGCTTTAACCATGTAATTATAATCAGGATAATGTTTAGTATCAGTACCATTAAATTTCTCCCACGGGTGAATAACTGTTCTATTTTGAGGGTCATATAATGAATAATCGCCATCCAAATCCCTATTCCAACCTCCTTCGTTACCATTTGCCCAAAGAATAACCGATGGATGGTTTACATCACGAACTACCAATTCCTTAACCAATTTGCGACCTACAGTAGTATCATATTTTGCTTGCCAACCAGTTAACTCATCAATAACATATAAACCTAAAGAATCACAAACATCTAAAAAATCCTGATCTGGTGGATAATGAGACATCCTAACCGCATTCATGTTCATTTGCTTCATTAAGCTGGCGTCCATTACATGCAGATTATGACTTAATGTACGTCCAGATTCTGGCCAAAAGCTATGGCGATTACTACCTTTTAATAAGATTTTAACGCCATTTACATAAAACCCATCATTATTTCTTACTTCAACAGTTCTAAATCCGAATTTCTGTTTTGTTTGATGAATGATTTGTTGGTTTCTTTTAATCGTTATTAAAACATCGTATAAATTAGGAAATTCGGCACTCCATAAAAGTGGTTTATCGAAGTTACTTTTCAATTGTAATTTTTCCTTACCAATATCTGATTTTATAGAAAATGGTTTTCCAAAATTTGCTCCTTTTATAGTTCGTACTTGCGCTTCAATAACTTCATCTCCCCTTAAGTTTTGCGGATATAAATCCAGCTCAAAACTGCCGTCTGCTTTAGCATTAACTGCTACTCTATCGACAAAAATTTCTGGTGTAATTTCGAGATAAACAGGCCTAAAAACCCCTCCAAATACCCAAAAATCGCTTGTACGTTCAGCTTTATTGATAGATTCATTTGAAGACATTTTATTAACCGTGACTTCTAATAAGTTTTTGCTATTAGGTTTAATTAGTGAAGTGATATCATATTTAAAGCGGTAAAAACCACCTTGATGAATATCACCAGCTTGTTTACCATTTATCATTACTTTAGTATCTGTCATCGCCCCTTCAAAAACCAAGAAAACTTTTTTTTCTGTTAAATTTTCGAAAAAGAATTCTCGTTTATAAAGACCTTGTTCACTCGCTTTATCCTTATCATGTCCATAATTATAAGTACCAAAACCTTGCTGTTCCCAATTTGAAGGAACAGGAATTTTTGTCCATATGCCGCTTTTTCTACCTGCTGTGCAGTAAAAATCCCATAGAACGGTGTGATCCTTATCTATTCCTGATAGATACCTTACAATAGTTTGTTGTGAAAATGCATTAAAGCAAAAAACAGAAAGCAAGCAAAGCAGAAGTAATTTTTTCATTTTTAACAATATTTGGATGAGCTGCAATTTCATATATTTTTAGCAATAAAAGCAATTAGCCAGCAATTTTTATTGCTGGCTAAATTTGCTCGCTTAAAAAGCGTACAACTCGGCTAAATGAGTAACGTTTGACCCGTAAGATGAATTTATAGTAACCTTAAAGTAACGGGCTTGCTTGTTAAA
The sequence above is drawn from the Pedobacter frigiditerrae genome and encodes:
- a CDS encoding glycoside hydrolase family 2 protein, whose product is MKKLLLLCLLSVFCFNAFSQQTIVRYLSGIDKDHTVLWDFYCTAGRKSGIWTKIPVPSNWEQQGFGTYNYGHDKDKASEQGLYKREFFFENLTEKKVFLVFEGAMTDTKVMINGKQAGDIHQGGFYRFKYDITSLIKPNSKNLLEVTVNKMSSNESINKAERTSDFWVFGGVFRPVYLEITPEIFVDRVAVNAKADGSFELDLYPQNLRGDEVIEAQVRTIKGANFGKPFSIKSDIGKEKLQLKSNFDKPLLWSAEFPNLYDVLITIKRNQQIIHQTKQKFGFRTVEVRNNDGFYVNGVKILLKGSNRHSFWPESGRTLSHNLHVMDASLMKQMNMNAVRMSHYPPDQDFLDVCDSLGLYVIDELTGWQAKYDTTVGRKLVKELVVRDVNHPSVILWANGNEGGWNRDLDGDYSLYDPQNRTVIHPWEKFNGTDTKHYPDYNYMVKAATTGQEVYFPTEFMHGLYDGGAGAALDDFWNQMLKHPHGAGGFVWAFVDENIIRTDKNGIYDGDGNHAPDGIVGPHREKEASFFTIKEIWSPIYINVQPIDKNFNGKIEIENRYNFTNINQCTFKWKLVKLPNAKAKTTLATTVLAGSATAINLKPGGKGIISLGLPQDWLKSDALYLTAYGADKKEIFTWSWTINAQNSALKQLAAVAPKSTLKAVDATSILQITCDGINYYFDKTTGYIQKVSKSNGVNISLSGGPVLAGVATTLKAFSYQAVKNQYVIEASYEGAGTLHVKWTFEPGRKAKLDYEYSQQGEADFMGITFNYPEEKITGMKYLGQGPYRVWKNRLKGQQFGVWHKNYNNTITGETWGFPEFKGYHAQVNWVVIENKEAPFTVYTSNKNMYLQMFQPAREMAALKNNNVEPAFPSGNIGFLNGISAIGTKFQTATVLGPQSQKYKLNGETIRETIWFDFGN